In Nicotiana tabacum cultivar K326 chromosome 2, ASM71507v2, whole genome shotgun sequence, the following proteins share a genomic window:
- the LOC107798558 gene encoding uncharacterized protein LOC107798558 isoform X1 yields the protein MANPLLRGLRRLPFVSLLRKPLSSNICSHRPILGIPESFFPLPKLVLHNNLTPKNLFWEFRGFSHGSVNFVITKDGKPKFETHEVEAPKKEKWKTKKRLKLQRKRDKKKRKAANKRDPRRLGVKGKKKKQKFDTPEERIKQKIENAKVKEAMLIERLKRYEVPKVQGPEVKPHFLTGEERFYIKKMAQKKSNYVPIGRRGVFGGVILNMHLHWKKHETVKVICNSCKPGQIQEYADEIARLSGGIPIQIIGDDTIVFYRGRDYVQPEIMSPIDTLSKKRALEKSKYEQSLESVRRFIAIAEKELELYYRHVALYGDPNNRSAYSILDDSRSAREKRNAEIGEENYSASESNPSDLELSEIDDNCSDDNQSLSEFEFEDTDESSSDDLDSGEGNSSNYSGSIQGYTSRYSKDNWHNSYLMNGSLQRKAWPRWIARVQIIVETKNVR from the exons ATGGCAAATCCTCTGCTACGAGGCCTTCGAAGACTTCCTTTTGTTTCACTTCTCAGAAAGCCACTGTCTTCTAATATCTGTTCTCACAG GCCAATTCTTGGAATCCCAGAAAGCTTTTTTCCCTTACCAAAGTTAGTGCTTCATAATAACTTAACCCCAAAAAACTTATTTTGGGAATTTAGAGGCTTTAGCCATGGGAGTGTGAATTTTGTGATAACAAAAGATGGGAAGCCCAAGTTTGAGACACATGAAGTGGAGGCACCAAAGAAGGAGAAATGGAAGACAAAGAAGAGGCTAAAGCTGCAAAGGAAGAGggataagaagaagagaaaagctgCAAATAAGAGAGATCCAAGAAGGCTTGGTGTTAAGGGGAAGAAAAAGAAGCAGAAGTTTGATACTCCTGAAGAAAGAATTAAGCAGAAGATTGAAAAT GCAAAAGTCAAAGAAGCCATGCTAATCGAGAGATTAAAGCGATATGAGGTTCCCAAAGTTCAAGGTCCTGAGGTTAAGCCGCATTTTCTCACTGGTGAGGAACGGTTCTATATCAAAAAGATGGCACAGAAAAAGTCTAATTATGTGCCAATTGGCAGAAGGGGAGTTTTTGGAGGTGTTATTCTCAATATGCATCTACATTGGAAAAAGCATGAAACTGTCAAAGTCATATGCAATTCTTGCAAACCTGGTCAAATCCAAGAATATGCCGATGAAATTGCAAGACTGAGCGGTGGCATCCCAATTCAGATAATCGGGGATGATACAATAGTTTTTTACAGAGGAAGGGATTATGTGCAGCCCGAAATTATGTCTCCTATTGATACATTGTCTAAGAAGAGG GCGTTGGAAAAGTCCAAGTATGAGCAATCGCTCGAGTCTGTTAGACGTTTCATTGCCATAGCTGAGAAGGAACTTGAACTCTACTATAGACATGTTGCCCTATACGGTGACCCAAATAATCGGAGTGCTTACTCCATCCTTGATGATTCAAGAAGTGCAAGAGAAAAACGAAATGCTGAAATAGGAGAGGAGAACTATTCAGCCAGTGAATCTAACCCCTCGGATCTCGAGTTGTCAGAAATTGATGATAATTGTTCTGATGACAACCAGTCTTTAAGCGAATTTGAATTCGAGGATACTGACGAATCAAGTAGTGATGACTTGGATTCTGGGGAGGGTAACTCTAGTAATTACTCAGGCAGCATACAGGGATATACTAGTAGATATTCCAAAG ATAACTGGCATAATTCGTATTTGATGAATGGGAGTCTGCAAAGAAAAGCGTGGCCAAGGTGGATAGCACGAGTCCAAATCATAGTAGAGACAAAGAATGTTAGATGA
- the LOC107798558 gene encoding uncharacterized protein LOC107798558 isoform X2, whose protein sequence is MANPLLRGLRRLPFVSLLRKPLSSNICSHRGFSHGSVNFVITKDGKPKFETHEVEAPKKEKWKTKKRLKLQRKRDKKKRKAANKRDPRRLGVKGKKKKQKFDTPEERIKQKIENAKVKEAMLIERLKRYEVPKVQGPEVKPHFLTGEERFYIKKMAQKKSNYVPIGRRGVFGGVILNMHLHWKKHETVKVICNSCKPGQIQEYADEIARLSGGIPIQIIGDDTIVFYRGRDYVQPEIMSPIDTLSKKRALEKSKYEQSLESVRRFIAIAEKELELYYRHVALYGDPNNRSAYSILDDSRSAREKRNAEIGEENYSASESNPSDLELSEIDDNCSDDNQSLSEFEFEDTDESSSDDLDSGEGNSSNYSGSIQGYTSRYSKDNWHNSYLMNGSLQRKAWPRWIARVQIIVETKNVR, encoded by the exons ATGGCAAATCCTCTGCTACGAGGCCTTCGAAGACTTCCTTTTGTTTCACTTCTCAGAAAGCCACTGTCTTCTAATATCTGTTCTCACAG AGGCTTTAGCCATGGGAGTGTGAATTTTGTGATAACAAAAGATGGGAAGCCCAAGTTTGAGACACATGAAGTGGAGGCACCAAAGAAGGAGAAATGGAAGACAAAGAAGAGGCTAAAGCTGCAAAGGAAGAGggataagaagaagagaaaagctgCAAATAAGAGAGATCCAAGAAGGCTTGGTGTTAAGGGGAAGAAAAAGAAGCAGAAGTTTGATACTCCTGAAGAAAGAATTAAGCAGAAGATTGAAAAT GCAAAAGTCAAAGAAGCCATGCTAATCGAGAGATTAAAGCGATATGAGGTTCCCAAAGTTCAAGGTCCTGAGGTTAAGCCGCATTTTCTCACTGGTGAGGAACGGTTCTATATCAAAAAGATGGCACAGAAAAAGTCTAATTATGTGCCAATTGGCAGAAGGGGAGTTTTTGGAGGTGTTATTCTCAATATGCATCTACATTGGAAAAAGCATGAAACTGTCAAAGTCATATGCAATTCTTGCAAACCTGGTCAAATCCAAGAATATGCCGATGAAATTGCAAGACTGAGCGGTGGCATCCCAATTCAGATAATCGGGGATGATACAATAGTTTTTTACAGAGGAAGGGATTATGTGCAGCCCGAAATTATGTCTCCTATTGATACATTGTCTAAGAAGAGG GCGTTGGAAAAGTCCAAGTATGAGCAATCGCTCGAGTCTGTTAGACGTTTCATTGCCATAGCTGAGAAGGAACTTGAACTCTACTATAGACATGTTGCCCTATACGGTGACCCAAATAATCGGAGTGCTTACTCCATCCTTGATGATTCAAGAAGTGCAAGAGAAAAACGAAATGCTGAAATAGGAGAGGAGAACTATTCAGCCAGTGAATCTAACCCCTCGGATCTCGAGTTGTCAGAAATTGATGATAATTGTTCTGATGACAACCAGTCTTTAAGCGAATTTGAATTCGAGGATACTGACGAATCAAGTAGTGATGACTTGGATTCTGGGGAGGGTAACTCTAGTAATTACTCAGGCAGCATACAGGGATATACTAGTAGATATTCCAAAG ATAACTGGCATAATTCGTATTTGATGAATGGGAGTCTGCAAAGAAAAGCGTGGCCAAGGTGGATAGCACGAGTCCAAATCATAGTAGAGACAAAGAATGTTAGATGA